The DNA segment GGGCCGCACCAACTACGCCGTGGCCTACGATCTGCCCACAGTAGGCGGTCAGGGCAACCGCGCCCGCTTCGGCGTGACCACCACGCTGCCCCTGAACGCCCGCACAGGTCTGGGCCTGCGCGGCAGTGCCGTGTACGACATTGCCAGCAGCAAGACCGAGCTGGGCGGGGGCACGGACCTGAACTACAAGTCCGAGACCGTCAGCGCCACCGCCGGAACCGATCTGGTCCTGAACGACAAGGGCTTCGGCGTGGTCATTCGCGCGGGCGTCGCCGGTCAACTCACGCCGCACCTGACCCTCAGCGCCGACAGTCTCGCCGAGTTCGGCGCGGGCAGGGGCGGTCTGCGCGCCGCCGTGGGCTACGCCTACCGCAACAGCGCCTTCAACAGCCTGGGCACCCTGCGCTACGTGAACGGCAGTCTGGCGGGCAACAAACCCGAACTGAGCGGCAATCTCAGCGCCGAGTACCGCCAGCCGGTCTGGGCGGTGCGCGGCGGCGTGGACACCCGCACCCTGCTGAACGATCCGGGCAGCTTCACCGCGCAGGCCGCACTCGGCGGCACGGCGTACATCGGCGAGCGCTTCGGCGTGGGCGCATGGGGGCGTGTCTTGACCCAGCCCAGCACCGGCACCACGCAAACGGGCTACGGCTTGGAGGCCAGCGTGCGCGCGCTGCCCGGCACCTGGCTGACCGCTGGCTACAATCTGGCGGGCTTTGAAGGCATTGGCAATCAATACACGAAGAAAGGGGCATATGTGCGGCTGGATTTGACTCTGGATGAAACGGTTGGGGGCGGGAAGTGAAAATCAAGACATTATTGCGGCTGGGCCAGGGTATCCTTGGGCTGGTTGCTCTGGGACTGGGCAGCGGTGCCGGAGCCAGTAATTTCGACCTCCGATTTATCAATCCGGGGAATTGTCCTGCCGCGACGAACGGTGCAAACGCTGCCGTCGGGAGTAGTTGCCGCTACCTGAATGTCGTGGCGGACTCTTCAGGAAATGCCCTGCCTGTCTCGTCGATCTATCAGCGTGACGTGATCATCAAGCTGGAAAAGCTAGTGGGTGGAGCCATCGTCAAGGGTACGGCCACCAATTCCAATGCCTGGGACAACGATAGTTTGCGGCTGAACGGTGCGACTACGGGACCAACCTATCCACAGTTCTTCACGCCTACGGTCACAGCCCCTAACACAGCCAATACCACGTCTTGGGCCGAATTCAGCTTCCAATTCGTCGCGCCGGATGGCAGTAGCTCAGCGACGTTGCCTCTACCTGGCGCGTTTTACATGACCAGTTTTGATACCGATACCAACGGTGCCGCGCTTCGTGAGTTCATTGAGTATCTTGGCGCTTCGGGAAGCGGCTTAGCCAGTCCTACAAGTGATAAGGCCGGGGCAGCGGTGGATGGCGGAACTAATTATGAGGCCATAGGCACTGGTACTGGCAGCGGCATCGCGGATGATCCACTCTATAAGGCTAGTGCCCAATTTTCCACTCCTGGCCTGGTCAAATTTGTCGTGGGTGTGCGGCAAGGGGCTACAAGCTGCAACGCCAATAATAACGCGACCAACGGCTCCTGTGAACGCCTGAGCGCTTACAGCTTTCAAATCGCCGACTCGGTTTTTCTTAGCCCAAACGTGGATGGTTACAAGTCCGTCAAGCTTACTGATGCTGATGGCAACAACGTAGTGTCGGCTGGCGACACCCTTACATACACCGTTACCTATATCAACACTGGGAATGCAGCAGTCAGCAACTTTCAGATCACGGACGCTCTGCCCACTGGGCTGACGGCGACGGCAGGTGCACAGACGGTTACAGGCGCAACCAAGAACGGCGCTTATACGGGGACTGGAGCCAATACTGGCCTGCTGGCAACGGGCCAGACTCTGGCGGTCAACGGCAGCATCACCGTCACCATTCCTGTCACGGTGGGAACAGTTGCTGCCGACAACACCGTACTGAGCAACCAGACCACAACGAGCGGGAACTACACCAACGCTCTGGGTGGTTCTGTGACCTTGCCCAGTGTCAGTTCGGACAACGTGGACAACACGAACGTCTTTCCCTCCAGCGTGACGGCGGCAACTGGTTTTACGGCAGTTCCTGGCAGCAGCATTGCTCAGACCCAGGCAAGCAGCATTGATTCCACAAAGGTGACGGTTCGGCTAACCCGTGCCATCTCCGGCCAAATCTACGAGGACTACAACTACGGCGGTGGCGCGGGCCGTGCTTACCTGGCGGCTTCAGGCATGAGCCTGCGCCCCAGCGTGCGGGTGGAGCTATATAGCAATGCGGGGGCTTACATCACCTCGGCACTCACCAACGCCAGCGGCGCTTATACCTTCGCGGGTCAGTTGCCCGGCACATACAAGGTGCGGGTGGTCAACAGCTTCGTGACCAGCAGCCGTACAGGTGGATGTGCCGTGGCAGTCAACGTTTCTACTCCGCCCGCAAGCTGCACCCAGCTTCCCGTCCAGACCTACATCAACGGCGCAAGCCAGGTGGGCGGCGCGAACCTCACGGGTACCGATCCGGCGCTCAGCACGGGCACATTGCCTGCGGGCGCACAGTCGGTGGCGAGCGTCACCGTGGACAGCTCCGACGTGGCGAATGTCGATTTCGGCTTCAACTTTGATACCATCGTCAACACCAATGACACGGGCCAGGGCAGCCTGCGCCAGTTCGTGACCAACAGCAATGCTTTGCTTGGCAACAGCAGTCTCGTGCAGGTGGGCCAGACCCCAGGCAGAGAAACCTCGATCTTCATGGTGCCGACAGCGGCACTGACGGGCGGCGTGGCGATTATCAACCTTGCGTCCATACTTGACGTTACCGACAGTGATACCAGCATCGACGCCACCACCCAGACGGCCAACACCACCACCAGCACGGGCGATACCAATACAGGCGCGCTCGGTACGGGCGGCTTGGTAGGGGTGGACAATTTGCCTCTGGGTCAGGTCAACAGGCCGGAAGTAGAGATCACTCTGGCGTCGGGTTCGCTTCAGGTGTCGGCGGCCAACTTCACTCTGCGGGGGGTGGCGCTTCATGGCAGCAACGAGCTGGTCTTGGGAACGGGAACCAATGCTGCTGACAACGCTCTGATCGAGAAGAATGTCTTTGGCACCACGGCCAAGGCGTTTGCGCTGCCCGCCAGTTTGCCCTCGGCCCAGTACGGAATCAATGTTGTCAACGGTTCAGGGACGATCCAGAATAACCTGATCGGCTACTCGGCTGTCTCGGGGATCAATTATCTAGGTGGGGGCGTTGGCCTGATCATTCAGAACAATGAATTTCAACAAAGCGGTTATGTGTCGGCTGGTGGCGACGCGATTACCCTGACAGGCAGCACTACTGCTGGCTTTGCTAAACCTGTAACGATCACTGGCAATCTGATCGCCAGTAGCAATTCCAGCGGCATCCAATTTGAGATCGGCAGCGTAGCCAACAATACAGTTGCCAACAACACCATTACGGCCAACGGTAGGGGTGGAGCCGCCACGCGGTTGGAAGGCTCTGGTATTCACTATCTGGCCCGTAATGCCACGGTCAACAGCACCAATAGCGACACCATCACCAAGAACGTGATCTACAACAATCTGAATTCCGGTGTCGTTGTCAACTTCGGCCAGAAAAACGTGGCCATCAGCCAGAACTCGTTCTACATGAACGGTTTGACTTCAATTGACTTCACTGCCTCGGATGGATATGTGAACGGAAATGCTAACTACGGCCAGGGCAATGGCGTCACGCCCAATGATGGTGCCACGGTGGCCCGTGAGGGTAATACGGGGCAGGACTATCCGGTATTCACGGTCATCACGCTTGGCGGCGGCATTCTGGACGTCACGGGCTATGTTGGGAACGGAACCTCCACCAGCTTCGATAGCAAGAGCGCAGTGATCGAAATCTACAAAGCCGATGACGATGGCAATCAGAACGGCGCGGTCCTTGTCGGTGACGGCAAATCCGTGCCTCACGGCGAGGGTAAAACTTACCTGGGCACTCTCACGGTGACGCTAGGAGCCAAGGGAGCATTCAGCGGTACGTTACCTGCCGGGGCGTTCACGGCCAACGATAGCCTCACTGCAACAGCCACCATTGTGGGCAACACGTCCGAATTCAGCCCCAACATCAAACAGGCCCCCAGGATTACCCTGCTCAAGCTGGGGCGCAATTCCACTCAAAACACAACTTTTGTCGATCAGAACGGAACGGTTGGTGCCAAACCTGGTGACACCGTGGAGTACTGCATCGCCTATAGCAATGCGGGCAGTGACGCCCTGAATTTCAAGCTCACTGACAATGTGCCTGTCGGAATGAATGCCTTGACTGACGGTTATGTTGTCAGCAAGGGTGTCCGCTGGGCCGACGGAACAGTCATTGCAGCGGGTGCGACCGCTGCCCCCACAGGCAGTGACCTGACCAGTACGGATACTGATTCCGACAAGGGCAGCCTGACCTCTACTGGCGGCTTGGGTAAAGGCATCATGACCCTGGACCTCGGTGCGATTGGACTGGCGGCTGGCGGCAAGGGCACCGTCTGCTTCCGCGCCAAAGTCCCCTGACCTAACCTCATCTTCCTTCCATCTGCGCCGCTACCTAATCCAGGGGCGGCGCATTTCCCTGCCCATCGCCCTACAATCCCTGGCGTGTCTCCCCGGTTGCGCGGCGTTCTTCTCTTAATTCTGGTGACGGCGGTGTGGGGCAGCACCTTCGCGGTGGTCAAGACCCTGGGCGAGCTGTTGCCCCCGGCCGAACTGATCGCGTGGCGGTTCCTGATCGGCTTTGTGGCCCTGCTGCCTGCAATGCTCATTCGAGGCTGGGGCCTGCGGCGGCGACGTGCGGATCAACCCGCACCCGCTGCTCTGCCCCGATTTTCGTGGAAGGACGGTTTATGGCGCGACGGCCTGCTGCTGGGCGCGTGGCTGATCGCGGGCTACGGCACCCAGACCATTGCCCTGCAAACCACCACCGCCAACCGGGCCGCGTTCTTTACCGCCCTGAGCGTGGTCCTGGTGCCGCTGTGGCTGGTCTTCGCGCAGCGCCGCCGGATGCCGCTGCCGCTGTTGGCTGCGCTGCCGCTGGCGGTGCTGGGGCTGGCCCTGCTGTCCTGGGAAGGCGGCGCGTGGGTGGTGGGCGACGCCTGGGCGCTGGCCTGCGCTGTGACCTACGCGGGCTTTATCATCACGCTGGAGCGGCTGTCGAACCGGCATGCGGCGCTGCCGTTCACGCTGGCGCAACTGGCCGCCGTAACACTGCTGGGCTGGCTGTGGGCGGCTGTGGCCGGGGATGTGGGCTGGCCGCCCGCCGCCGCCTGGGGGCCGCTGCTGTACCTGGGCATCGTCGCCACCGCCCTGACCACGCTGCTGCAAACGGTGGGTCAGCGCACCGTCAGCGCCGCCGAGGCCAGCCTGATCTACGCGCTGGAGCCGGTCACGGCCACCCTCTTCAGCTTCCTCTTAATCGGCGAGCGGGTGGGCCTGCGCGGCGCAATGGGCGGCCTGCTGGTGGTGGGCGGCACGGTTCTCAGCCAGCGCAGTGGGGGAGAGGCCCGCCCGGAAACACCCGCGCCGCTGGCGAAATAGAGACGGGTAAAAAAGAGCTACTGCCGCCGTGTCTGATCGGGAATCAGCAGCGTTCTGAGGGCCAAGTTGCCGCCCCACACCCCGCGCAGGCTGTTCTGAAGCGCGGAGTTCCGCACCGCTTCGTAGATGGCAGGCGGCATATTGACCGAGGGATAGACGCCCGTGGTCCCGGCGGGGGTGACGCGCAAGTCCAGCGGAAAGCCCAATGCCACGGTGGCGATCAGCACGCCGCCCAGCGCCAGACCGCCCACGCCCCCGGCCAGCAGGTGCCAGGGCTGTTCGGCGGCGTGCGGCAGCAGGCGCACGATCATCACGGCGCAGCCCAGGCCCAGCAGCAGCGCGGCCACCGTGGTCACCAGTGGGCCGCCCAGCGAGGCCACCAGAAAGCAGATGGTCACGCCCAGCCCTCCCCAGGCCAGACCGGCCAGACCGCGACGTGCCCCCAGCGCGGTCATCACGGCCAACAGGGTCACCAGCAGGGCATCAAACCAGGTCATCACGCCCATCAGTGTAGCGGGGCAGTCCTTACAGATTGTTTTCAGAGCAAGGCGGAGGGGGTGGGATGGAATATCTGCCATGCCGGACGCTGCTGGGGTGACCTTTCCCCTGCGTGTGTGCCTCCCGCTGGGTTGGTCCGAAGCGGAGGCCAAAGGTAGGTTCCCTTCCTCATCTGAGCTGCGGCCTGCCCTACACTGCCAACCATGTCTGTGATCCGTGTCCTGTTGGTCGATGACCACGCGCTGTTTCGCCAGGGCCTCCGCAGCCTGCTGGAGTCCGAGGGCATGCGCGTGATCGGCGAGGCCGCCAACGGGCGCGAGGCCATCCGTTACGCCGCCGATACCCACCCCGACGTGATCCTGATGGACATCCAGATGCCTGAGCTGGACGGCGTCAAGGCCACCCAGAGCATCCTGGAAATCGATCCGAATGCCAAGGTCATCATGATCACCATGTACCGCCAGGACCGTTACGTGTTCGAGGCGGTCAAGGCCGGGGCACGCGGGTACATCCTCAAGGACGCCGACGCCACCACGCTGCTGGACGCCATCAAGCGGGTGGCCGGGGGAGAGGCGCTGTTGGACGCCGACATGGCCCAGAACGTCCTCGACGA comes from the Deinococcus sp. AJ005 genome and includes:
- a CDS encoding right-handed parallel beta-helix repeat-containing protein is translated as MKIKTLLRLGQGILGLVALGLGSGAGASNFDLRFINPGNCPAATNGANAAVGSSCRYLNVVADSSGNALPVSSIYQRDVIIKLEKLVGGAIVKGTATNSNAWDNDSLRLNGATTGPTYPQFFTPTVTAPNTANTTSWAEFSFQFVAPDGSSSATLPLPGAFYMTSFDTDTNGAALREFIEYLGASGSGLASPTSDKAGAAVDGGTNYEAIGTGTGSGIADDPLYKASAQFSTPGLVKFVVGVRQGATSCNANNNATNGSCERLSAYSFQIADSVFLSPNVDGYKSVKLTDADGNNVVSAGDTLTYTVTYINTGNAAVSNFQITDALPTGLTATAGAQTVTGATKNGAYTGTGANTGLLATGQTLAVNGSITVTIPVTVGTVAADNTVLSNQTTTSGNYTNALGGSVTLPSVSSDNVDNTNVFPSSVTAATGFTAVPGSSIAQTQASSIDSTKVTVRLTRAISGQIYEDYNYGGGAGRAYLAASGMSLRPSVRVELYSNAGAYITSALTNASGAYTFAGQLPGTYKVRVVNSFVTSSRTGGCAVAVNVSTPPASCTQLPVQTYINGASQVGGANLTGTDPALSTGTLPAGAQSVASVTVDSSDVANVDFGFNFDTIVNTNDTGQGSLRQFVTNSNALLGNSSLVQVGQTPGRETSIFMVPTAALTGGVAIINLASILDVTDSDTSIDATTQTANTTTSTGDTNTGALGTGGLVGVDNLPLGQVNRPEVEITLASGSLQVSAANFTLRGVALHGSNELVLGTGTNAADNALIEKNVFGTTAKAFALPASLPSAQYGINVVNGSGTIQNNLIGYSAVSGINYLGGGVGLIIQNNEFQQSGYVSAGGDAITLTGSTTAGFAKPVTITGNLIASSNSSGIQFEIGSVANNTVANNTITANGRGGAATRLEGSGIHYLARNATVNSTNSDTITKNVIYNNLNSGVVVNFGQKNVAISQNSFYMNGLTSIDFTASDGYVNGNANYGQGNGVTPNDGATVAREGNTGQDYPVFTVITLGGGILDVTGYVGNGTSTSFDSKSAVIEIYKADDDGNQNGAVLVGDGKSVPHGEGKTYLGTLTVTLGAKGAFSGTLPAGAFTANDSLTATATIVGNTSEFSPNIKQAPRITLLKLGRNSTQNTTFVDQNGTVGAKPGDTVEYCIAYSNAGSDALNFKLTDNVPVGMNALTDGYVVSKGVRWADGTVIAAGATAAPTGSDLTSTDTDSDKGSLTSTGGLGKGIMTLDLGAIGLAAGGKGTVCFRAKVP
- a CDS encoding DMT family transporter, whose protein sequence is MSPRLRGVLLLILVTAVWGSTFAVVKTLGELLPPAELIAWRFLIGFVALLPAMLIRGWGLRRRRADQPAPAALPRFSWKDGLWRDGLLLGAWLIAGYGTQTIALQTTTANRAAFFTALSVVLVPLWLVFAQRRRMPLPLLAALPLAVLGLALLSWEGGAWVVGDAWALACAVTYAGFIITLERLSNRHAALPFTLAQLAAVTLLGWLWAAVAGDVGWPPAAAWGPLLYLGIVATALTTLLQTVGQRTVSAAEASLIYALEPVTATLFSFLLIGERVGLRGAMGGLLVVGGTVLSQRSGGEARPETPAPLAK
- a CDS encoding response regulator transcription factor, with translation MIRVLLVDDHALFRQGLRSLLESEGMRVIGEAANGREAIRYAADTHPDVILMDIQMPELDGVKATQSILEIDPNAKVIMITMYRQDRYVFEAVKAGARGYILKDADATTLLDAIKRVAGGEALLDADMAQNVLDDFRDKREELPSEKHADLNERETMILKLLAQGFSNQDIALRLDISEKTVRNRLSEIFTKLQLNNRTQAALYAIREGIANLD